One part of the Desulfonema ishimotonii genome encodes these proteins:
- the dnaB gene encoding replicative DNA helicase — MSPRHSQQESKDLSLYKLPPRNIEAEESLISAILLDNRTLIEIIEILTPEHFYTPSHQKIFSAITELFKRSEPVDLITLTNLLTDQGEMESISGENYRGIAYLSWLADAAPRAVNAPYYARIVRDKASLRRLIEKANEITQRCYEEQGDVEEVINFAESAVFEISEDKINPSFYPISQIIETNIDALEERQGNKSLITGVPTGFTQLDRLTAGLQPSDLIILAARPSMGKTALALNLARNAAVEGDVPVGVFSLEMSKEQLSMRMLCAEARVDSSRLRSGFFSRDDWDALTEAAGVLSEAPIFIDDSADVSAIEIRAKSRRLKMEKNLGLVIIDYMQLMKGRSSAERRDLEISEISRSLKALAKELSIPVIALSQLNRKLEERADKRPMLSDLRESGSIEQDADVVAFIYRDEVYNKDENNPNRGKAEVILGKQRNGPIGTAHLSFLNMYTRFENPAPDDMMSDGPP, encoded by the coding sequence ATGAGCCCAAGGCATTCACAGCAAGAATCAAAAGACCTGTCTCTTTACAAACTCCCGCCCCGCAACATCGAAGCCGAGGAATCTCTGATCAGTGCCATCCTCCTGGACAACAGAACCCTGATCGAAATTATTGAAATCCTGACCCCGGAACACTTTTATACGCCCTCTCATCAGAAAATATTCAGCGCCATCACCGAGCTGTTCAAGAGAAGTGAGCCGGTCGATCTGATTACCCTCACCAACCTCCTGACAGATCAGGGAGAGATGGAGAGCATTTCCGGAGAGAATTACAGGGGGATCGCCTACCTTTCCTGGCTCGCCGATGCCGCACCGAGGGCCGTCAATGCCCCCTACTACGCCCGTATTGTCCGGGATAAGGCGTCGCTGAGACGGCTGATTGAGAAGGCCAACGAGATCACTCAGCGGTGCTATGAGGAACAGGGCGATGTGGAGGAGGTGATCAACTTCGCCGAGAGTGCGGTGTTTGAAATCTCCGAAGACAAGATCAACCCCTCGTTTTACCCCATCAGCCAGATCATCGAGACCAACATCGACGCGCTGGAAGAGCGGCAGGGAAACAAAAGCCTGATCACCGGGGTACCGACCGGGTTTACCCAGCTGGACCGCCTGACCGCAGGGCTTCAGCCCTCGGATCTGATCATTCTGGCGGCCAGGCCCTCCATGGGAAAGACAGCCCTGGCCCTCAACCTTGCCCGGAATGCGGCCGTGGAGGGAGACGTGCCGGTCGGCGTCTTCTCTCTGGAGATGTCCAAGGAGCAGCTCTCCATGCGGATGCTCTGTGCCGAGGCCCGTGTTGATTCCTCCCGGCTGCGGAGCGGCTTTTTCAGCAGAGACGACTGGGATGCCCTCACCGAGGCGGCCGGCGTCCTCAGCGAGGCCCCCATCTTCATCGACGATTCCGCAGATGTCTCGGCCATTGAGATCCGCGCCAAATCCCGGCGTCTGAAAATGGAAAAGAACCTGGGCCTGGTCATCATCGACTACATGCAGCTGATGAAAGGCCGTTCATCGGCAGAGCGGCGGGATCTTGAAATTTCGGAAATCTCCAGATCCCTCAAGGCCCTGGCCAAGGAGCTGAGTATCCCGGTCATCGCCCTGTCCCAGCTAAACCGTAAACTGGAGGAGCGTGCCGACAAGCGCCCCATGCTGTCGGACCTCCGGGAATCGGGATCAATTGAGCAGGATGCGGATGTGGTGGCGTTCATCTACCGGGATGAGGTCTACAACAAGGATGAGAATAACCCCAACCGGGGCAAGGCCGAGGTGATCCTCGGCAAACAGCGAAACGGCCCCATCGGCACGGCCCATCTGAGCTTTCTGAACATGTACACGCGATTTGAAAACCCGGCCCCTGACGACATGATGAGCGACGGACCCCCATGA
- the rplI gene encoding 50S ribosomal protein L9, translating into MKVILTETIESLGIIGSEVTVADGYARNYLLPQQKAVHDTPANRRKLENEKARFELQIAKEKATAEEMAGRLDGVSCTISAKVSDEDRLYGSITVRDIMDALAKQGVELEKQMILLTEPIKTIGTFKIPVRVYRDVEPEITVEVVPEEKEEK; encoded by the coding sequence ATGAAAGTAATATTGACGGAAACCATAGAATCCCTGGGCATTATCGGCTCCGAAGTCACCGTTGCGGACGGATATGCGAGAAACTATCTCCTGCCCCAGCAGAAGGCAGTCCACGATACCCCTGCAAATCGCAGAAAGCTGGAAAATGAAAAGGCCAGATTCGAGCTTCAGATCGCCAAGGAAAAGGCCACTGCCGAAGAGATGGCCGGTCGGCTGGACGGCGTCTCCTGCACCATCTCCGCCAAGGTCAGTGACGAAGACCGGCTGTACGGGTCCATCACTGTCCGCGATATTATGGATGCCCTTGCGAAACAGGGCGTCGAACTGGAAAAGCAGATGATTCTGCTCACAGAGCCGATCAAAACCATCGGCACCTTCAAAATACCGGTCCGGGTCTACAGAGATGTTGAACCGGAGATTACCGTCGAAGTGGTGCCCGAGGAAAAAGAAGAAAAATAA
- a CDS encoding YybS family protein, which yields MPPTVQREVSKDILRGIALTTLIFIVSAYIPVLGFFFSLLIPLPTLFYRSKLGRNNGAIVPAVSAIIMALAIGRVSFEILFFTELLILGFVLAELLKKNLSVEKTVLYTCGAVISTGLFALMLYANLIGKGLAVLISDYIARNLEMALALYETLGMSPENIQVISDSLDVIHYMLVRLIPALAASSILFVTWVNLLMVRPLLKKERLFCPNYGPLKLWTVPEPLVWGVIGCGVMLLLPDRALKMFAVNGLIVLMTIYFFSGIAIVSYYFDKKRFPIALRFFLYSLIALQQVALFMVIGLGFFDMWLNLRKLETKKE from the coding sequence GTGCCGCCAACCGTTCAAAGGGAAGTGTCAAAGGATATCCTGCGCGGAATTGCCCTGACAACACTGATATTCATCGTATCTGCCTATATACCGGTACTGGGCTTTTTCTTTTCCCTGTTGATTCCGTTGCCGACGCTCTTTTACCGCTCAAAGCTCGGCAGAAACAACGGGGCAATTGTGCCTGCGGTATCCGCCATTATCATGGCCCTTGCAATTGGCCGGGTGTCCTTTGAGATTCTGTTTTTCACAGAGCTTCTGATACTCGGCTTTGTTCTGGCGGAACTGTTAAAGAAGAACCTTTCGGTCGAAAAAACGGTCCTTTACACCTGCGGCGCTGTCATCAGCACGGGCCTGTTTGCACTGATGCTGTACGCCAACCTGATCGGCAAAGGGCTTGCCGTCCTGATATCGGACTACATCGCCCGGAACCTTGAAATGGCGCTGGCACTGTATGAAACCCTGGGCATGTCCCCGGAAAACATACAGGTGATCTCAGATTCGCTGGATGTCATCCACTATATGCTGGTCCGGCTGATTCCGGCCCTGGCGGCATCGTCGATCCTCTTTGTGACCTGGGTAAACCTGCTGATGGTCCGGCCATTGTTGAAAAAGGAACGCCTGTTCTGCCCGAACTACGGCCCTCTGAAACTGTGGACGGTGCCCGAACCGCTGGTATGGGGCGTTATCGGGTGCGGTGTGATGCTGCTCCTGCCGGACAGGGCCCTGAAAATGTTTGCCGTCAACGGGCTGATTGTCCTGATGACGATCTACTTTTTCAGCGGCATCGCCATTGTCTCCTACTATTTCGACAAAAAGCGGTTCCCCATTGCACTCCGGTTCTTCCTGTACAGTCTCATCGCCCTTCAGCAGGTCGCCCTGTTCATGGTGATCGGGCTGGGCTTTTTTGATATGTGGCTGAACCTCAGAAAACTCGAAACCAAAAAAGAGTGA
- the rpsR gene encoding 30S ribosomal protein S18, with translation MAFRNPKGKRRKKRVFHRRKVCRFCADSNLIIDYKDPRALNYFTTERGKIIPRRISGTCAKHQRQLTTAIKRARTIALLPYVGTTDF, from the coding sequence ATGGCATTCCGTAACCCCAAAGGCAAAAGAAGAAAAAAAAGAGTCTTTCACCGCCGCAAAGTATGCCGGTTCTGTGCGGACAGCAATCTGATCATCGACTACAAAGACCCCAGGGCGCTCAACTACTTTACCACAGAGCGCGGCAAAATCATTCCCAGACGCATATCCGGCACCTGTGCAAAACATCAGCGTCAGCTGACCACGGCAATCAAGCGGGCACGGACCATCGCCCTGCTGCCGTATGTGGGCACAACAGATTTTTAA
- the rpsF gene encoding 30S ribosomal protein S6 codes for MRKYETIVITNPDLDKALRKTFFERVEEIIVQEGGVLIRFNDWGVKKLAYEIKKKVRGDYTLIDYCGAGAVVDEMERFFRIDDRALKFMTVLLEKEADMEAVQAEIEADQAKQVEKDRQAAAEEKKAAPDAAAEKAEVAEADASSTESTETSPDEEEAK; via the coding sequence ATGAGAAAGTACGAGACAATTGTGATTACCAATCCCGATCTTGACAAAGCCCTGCGGAAGACGTTTTTTGAACGGGTGGAGGAGATTATCGTTCAGGAGGGTGGGGTTCTCATAAGATTTAACGACTGGGGTGTCAAAAAACTGGCCTATGAGATAAAGAAAAAGGTCCGGGGAGACTATACCCTGATCGATTATTGCGGCGCCGGTGCCGTTGTGGACGAGATGGAACGCTTCTTCCGTATTGATGACCGCGCCCTCAAGTTTATGACAGTTTTGCTGGAAAAAGAAGCGGATATGGAAGCTGTTCAGGCGGAAATAGAGGCGGATCAGGCGAAACAGGTGGAAAAAGACCGGCAGGCGGCTGCCGAGGAAAAGAAAGCAGCCCCTGATGCTGCCGCAGAGAAAGCGGAAGTAGCGGAAGCGGATGCGTCATCAACCGAAAGCACTGAAACAAGCCCGGACGAAGAGGAGGCAAAATAA
- a CDS encoding SH3 domain-containing protein, whose product MRTYWIVIVSGMLLWGCLGTSGSSPVADPAAVPEVRQEVPLTARIREGAAVSLHEAMARAIRSEKYYDAVRRMKSGLLNPQPDGSQYAPVAEAAASAGYGLLRKVRAARHLADPVLRKQADWNQDILQLWEVMDFGLSHAAVQRMRLSDQEIEQKVLHNIMEEVRTLYYGVAGAEALLPEIDHWIEQGRETIREARVKAAAAPSDAAADVIRRLIENNRTLWELSQSLSRDLTLTRSKLAQRIGLPPESRFTIAGPDWEREEIRLPALNLKSLEYLALGHRPESGGAVSAARVEQAREMLLQTVPGIDFNAGGANRDWWHAGSQVTMTLLREAGKRDNVTQDAAIIGQVHLARLYYDRSAKFYHSFSLRKGRLPAIDGDTPPGPETVLAAGDALIAGVRQHMAYAALQNAAERVYRSVGIAPLPTHSETMSADALAEALRQSVREWPDLLTSAYASAEKGVKPPPSLPGPETDHAGQTASAASPGSVPAAGDVAGNTAAAVKARFEKRDMVVTDVAEAVKKGQKPVKEVSIFRDVVTIYTEPHQNAPVKGQGLIGERYKLLGWAPNGWLKVEMGDGSPGWMPTKYARPVDNGYSYATDWKKEETTGTEAPEKKAEADLMHLVTVKRTNVRSGPGFDFQVRYIEAIGVRYRVSDSSGDWFKIEAKDGAEGWVHKTVVSVEP is encoded by the coding sequence GTGCGAACTTACTGGATTGTTATTGTGTCAGGAATGTTGTTATGGGGATGTCTGGGAACGTCCGGTTCGTCGCCGGTTGCGGACCCGGCGGCTGTGCCGGAAGTCCGGCAGGAAGTCCCTCTGACCGCCCGGATCAGAGAAGGGGCAGCGGTTTCCCTGCACGAGGCAATGGCCCGGGCGATAAGGTCCGAAAAATACTATGATGCGGTGAGGCGCATGAAGTCGGGCCTCTTAAACCCGCAACCGGATGGCTCACAATACGCCCCGGTGGCAGAAGCCGCAGCGTCTGCCGGTTACGGCCTGCTCCGGAAGGTCCGGGCGGCCCGGCATCTGGCAGACCCTGTCCTGCGGAAACAGGCGGATTGGAATCAGGATATTCTTCAATTATGGGAAGTTATGGATTTCGGTCTGAGCCATGCCGCTGTTCAGAGAATGCGCCTGTCAGACCAGGAGATCGAACAGAAAGTACTGCACAATATAATGGAGGAGGTGCGTACTCTCTATTATGGCGTTGCCGGTGCCGAAGCCCTGCTGCCAGAGATTGACCACTGGATTGAACAGGGGCGGGAGACCATTCGGGAAGCCCGGGTGAAAGCCGCCGCCGCCCCGTCTGACGCGGCAGCGGACGTCATCAGACGTCTGATTGAAAACAATCGCACCCTTTGGGAATTGTCCCAGTCGCTTTCCCGCGACCTGACCCTGACCCGTTCAAAGCTGGCGCAACGGATCGGCCTGCCCCCGGAAAGCCGGTTTACGATTGCGGGGCCGGACTGGGAGAGGGAGGAAATCCGACTGCCTGCGCTGAACCTGAAAAGCCTTGAGTATCTGGCGCTGGGCCACAGGCCGGAGTCCGGCGGCGCAGTGTCCGCCGCACGTGTTGAACAGGCCCGGGAGATGCTCCTGCAGACGGTGCCCGGCATTGATTTTAACGCGGGCGGGGCAAACCGGGACTGGTGGCATGCCGGTTCACAGGTGACCATGACGCTTCTCCGGGAGGCCGGGAAACGCGATAATGTGACGCAGGATGCGGCCATTATCGGACAGGTTCACCTGGCCCGCCTCTATTATGACCGGTCCGCAAAATTTTACCATTCCTTTTCCCTGCGAAAGGGCAGGCTGCCCGCCATTGACGGTGATACACCACCGGGGCCGGAAACGGTTCTGGCAGCCGGCGATGCCCTGATCGCGGGTGTCCGGCAGCACATGGCCTATGCCGCGCTTCAGAACGCCGCAGAGCGCGTGTACCGGTCTGTCGGTATCGCCCCTCTGCCGACCCATTCCGAAACCATGAGCGCTGACGCGCTGGCAGAAGCCCTGAGGCAGTCGGTCCGTGAGTGGCCGGATCTGCTGACCAGCGCCTATGCGTCGGCAGAGAAGGGGGTAAAGCCGCCGCCGTCCCTGCCCGGACCCGAAACGGATCATGCCGGGCAGACAGCGTCTGCCGCGTCACCGGGGTCAGTCCCCGCCGCCGGTGACGTTGCCGGAAATACCGCGGCAGCCGTTAAGGCCCGGTTTGAAAAAAGAGATATGGTGGTCACAGATGTGGCGGAAGCCGTTAAGAAGGGACAGAAGCCCGTAAAAGAGGTCTCTATTTTCCGGGATGTGGTGACCATTTATACGGAACCGCATCAGAACGCCCCGGTCAAAGGCCAGGGCCTGATCGGAGAACGGTATAAACTTCTGGGATGGGCCCCGAACGGGTGGCTGAAGGTGGAAATGGGCGACGGGTCGCCGGGCTGGATGCCCACAAAATACGCCCGCCCTGTTGATAACGGCTATTCCTATGCCACAGACTGGAAAAAGGAGGAAACGACCGGGACGGAAGCGCCGGAGAAAAAGGCTGAGGCGGACCTGATGCACCTTGTCACCGTAAAAAGAACCAACGTCCGGTCCGGTCCGGGATTTGATTTCCAGGTCAGATACATCGAAGCCATCGGTGTGCGATACCGCGTCAGCGACTCCTCCGGTGACTGGTTTAAGATTGAGGCGAAAGACGGCGCCGAGGGGTGGGTGCATAAGACTGTGGTTTCTGTTGAGCCCTGA
- a CDS encoding phenylacetate--CoA ligase family protein — MTSQKFMPDFKTEAELKARQLKGLKWTVAHAWNGSPAYRAKFDAAGVVPEDIQTLEDIRKLPFTTAEDLRAGYPFPLRAVPYEKVVRIHSSSGTTGKRKNLCYTQKDVDDWSHFFARAFEMAGVTPEDRVQIAVGYGVWTAGVGFQLACEKLGAMALPVGPGNVDMQCQFLEDLGATVLCCTASMGLLMAEEVRRRGLTDRVRIKKVIYGSERSSVSMREKISELFGGAELFDITGLTELYGPGAGIECPHHDCIHYWADYYITEIVDPDTLEPLPDGEWGEMVVTTLCKEAVPLIRYRTHDITRIIPGPCTCGSIMPRHSRIRGRTDDMFIFRAVNIYPSSIDAVLSGIPGVGSEYQIHLARDASERGVMRLIVERAENTPPDQTDELVREVLGRVKKKILVTPTVEIVDYGTLPRTGRKSKRIFDTRIQDPII; from the coding sequence ATGACAAGTCAGAAGTTTATGCCGGATTTTAAAACTGAAGCGGAACTGAAAGCCCGGCAGCTCAAGGGATTGAAGTGGACGGTGGCCCATGCCTGGAACGGTTCCCCGGCCTACCGGGCCAAGTTCGATGCGGCCGGGGTTGTGCCGGAGGATATTCAGACCCTGGAAGATATACGGAAGTTGCCGTTTACAACGGCTGAGGATCTGCGGGCCGGTTACCCCTTCCCGCTGCGGGCGGTTCCGTATGAGAAGGTGGTGCGCATCCACTCCAGCAGCGGAACGACCGGAAAGCGGAAAAATCTCTGCTATACGCAGAAGGATGTGGACGACTGGAGTCATTTTTTTGCCAGGGCATTTGAGATGGCGGGTGTGACGCCGGAGGACCGGGTTCAGATCGCGGTGGGATACGGGGTCTGGACGGCCGGTGTCGGATTCCAGCTCGCCTGTGAAAAACTGGGGGCCATGGCCCTGCCGGTCGGCCCCGGCAACGTGGATATGCAATGTCAGTTTCTGGAGGATCTCGGCGCCACGGTCCTCTGCTGCACGGCCTCAATGGGGCTGCTCATGGCGGAGGAGGTCCGCAGGCGGGGGCTGACCGACAGGGTGCGGATTAAAAAAGTAATTTACGGGTCGGAACGCTCTTCGGTTTCCATGCGCGAAAAGATTTCCGAGCTGTTCGGGGGCGCGGAGCTTTTTGACATTACCGGCCTGACCGAACTCTACGGCCCCGGCGCGGGCATTGAGTGCCCGCACCACGACTGCATCCACTACTGGGCCGACTATTATATCACGGAGATTGTGGACCCCGACACCCTGGAGCCGCTGCCGGACGGCGAATGGGGGGAGATGGTGGTGACGACGCTCTGCAAGGAGGCCGTGCCGCTGATCCGCTACCGGACCCACGACATCACCCGGATCATCCCCGGACCCTGCACCTGCGGCAGTATCATGCCGCGCCACTCCCGTATCCGGGGGCGCACGGATGACATGTTCATCTTCCGGGCGGTCAATATCTACCCCTCCTCCATTGATGCGGTGCTGTCCGGGATTCCGGGGGTCGGCTCCGAATACCAGATTCATCTGGCCCGGGATGCGTCCGAGCGCGGTGTCATGCGGCTGATCGTCGAGCGGGCCGAAAATACGCCACCGGACCAGACGGACGAACTGGTCCGCGAAGTCCTTGGCCGGGTTAAAAAGAAGATCCTGGTAACGCCGACGGTGGAAATTGTCGATTACGGCACGCTGCCGCGTACCGGGCGAAAAAGCAAACGGATATTTGATACACGGATTCAGGATCCGATTATCTGA
- a CDS encoding aminopeptidase P N-terminal domain-containing protein, protein MRYSPIDNRLFIENRAKLAQRLKPDSVAVFNAGDVMPKSADGVRRFIQHTDLFYLSGIDQEETILLICPDARTGKYKEILFIRETSEKIAIWEGQKYTREEAAAVSGIKTVYWTSRFEQIFRELVCESEHIYLNTNEHLRADVSVETRDARFLKWCQAAFPLHKYERTAPILHDLRAVKSSIEVNLIRDACAITEKAFRRVLAFIRPGVWEYEIEAEIHHEFLKNRSRGPAYESIIASGPDTCVLHYVKNDKQCKDGELVLMDFGAEYAGYASDLTRTMPVSGRFTPRQRAVYDAVLRVQRAATDMLRPGNTLKKYQKAVAKVVENELIGLGLLDAEAVRTQNPDAPLYQKYFMHGTSHHMGLDVHDYGSRHRPFEPGMVLTCEPGIYIRAEGIGVRIENDILITENAPTDLMASIPAEAEEIEDLMNG, encoded by the coding sequence ATGCGGTATTCACCCATTGACAACAGACTCTTTATTGAAAACCGGGCGAAATTGGCACAGCGCCTGAAGCCGGATTCGGTGGCCGTTTTCAACGCCGGCGATGTCATGCCCAAAAGCGCCGACGGCGTCCGGCGCTTTATCCAGCATACGGACCTCTTCTACCTGAGCGGAATTGACCAGGAGGAGACCATTTTGCTGATCTGCCCGGACGCCCGGACCGGGAAGTACAAAGAGATTCTCTTTATCCGGGAGACCAGCGAAAAGATCGCCATCTGGGAGGGGCAGAAATATACCCGTGAGGAGGCCGCTGCGGTTTCGGGCATAAAAACCGTTTACTGGACCTCCCGGTTTGAGCAGATCTTCAGGGAGCTGGTATGTGAGTCGGAACATATTTATCTCAACACCAACGAGCATCTGCGGGCGGATGTGAGCGTTGAGACGCGGGATGCCCGCTTTCTGAAATGGTGTCAGGCCGCATTCCCGCTTCATAAATATGAGCGGACCGCGCCGATTCTGCACGATCTCCGGGCCGTAAAATCGTCCATTGAGGTAAACCTGATCCGCGACGCCTGTGCCATCACGGAAAAGGCCTTTCGCCGGGTGCTGGCCTTTATCCGGCCCGGTGTGTGGGAATATGAGATTGAGGCGGAAATTCACCACGAATTCCTGAAAAACCGTTCCAGGGGTCCGGCCTACGAGTCAATTATTGCGTCAGGCCCTGACACCTGTGTACTTCACTATGTTAAAAACGACAAGCAGTGCAAAGACGGGGAGCTGGTGCTGATGGATTTCGGTGCGGAATATGCAGGCTATGCCTCCGACCTCACCCGGACCATGCCGGTCAGTGGCCGGTTTACCCCGCGCCAGCGGGCGGTTTACGATGCGGTACTGCGGGTGCAGCGGGCAGCCACGGATATGCTCAGGCCCGGCAACACCCTTAAAAAATATCAGAAGGCCGTGGCAAAGGTGGTGGAGAATGAGCTGATCGGGCTGGGGCTGCTGGACGCTGAGGCCGTCAGAACGCAGAATCCGGACGCGCCCCTTTACCAGAAATATTTCATGCACGGAACCTCCCATCATATGGGGCTGGATGTTCATGATTATGGCAGCCGGCACCGCCCGTTCGAGCCGGGCATGGTACTGACCTGTGAGCCGGGAATCTACATACGGGCGGAGGGCATCGGGGTGCGGATTGAAAATGACATCCTGATCACCGAAAACGCGCCGACGGACCTGATGGCAAGCATACCGGCTGAGGCCGAAGAGATCGAAGACCTGATGAATGGCTGA
- a CDS encoding VPLPA-CTERM sorting domain-containing protein — protein sequence MNIAGTAFDFSEIGNFDFFSQDTDAPQWIFDWSVKAEATAFSVSAADENESGEAVSVVTSVPDASGEAAASADAQTMSLSSSAEISETGRQREGDAVSADAFLSNIMMIPGADAETQVAVTFSFETDQWMSGTAPGNGEFYAALAVFDLDAGLEDDPLYYIRSDENGMTASDESVLLTPGSLYIVEISTHAGLRISEGNDPVPEPATFLLLLAGITGLGLMGRRRQPGSEPGRR from the coding sequence GTGAACATTGCTGGAACAGCTTTTGATTTCAGTGAGATCGGAAATTTTGATTTTTTTTCTCAGGATACGGACGCACCGCAATGGATCTTTGACTGGTCAGTGAAGGCCGAAGCCACCGCATTTTCTGTCTCGGCAGCCGATGAGAATGAGTCGGGCGAAGCGGTCAGCGTCGTGACATCCGTCCCGGACGCTTCAGGTGAGGCGGCAGCCTCTGCAGACGCACAGACCATGTCTCTGAGCAGCTCCGCTGAAATCAGTGAAACGGGCCGACAGCGCGAGGGCGATGCTGTGTCTGCCGATGCCTTTCTGTCCAACATCATGATGATACCCGGTGCGGACGCCGAAACGCAGGTGGCGGTGACCTTTTCTTTTGAGACTGACCAGTGGATGTCCGGCACAGCGCCGGGCAATGGTGAGTTTTACGCAGCACTGGCGGTCTTTGACCTGGACGCCGGTCTGGAAGATGATCCGCTCTATTATATCCGGTCGGATGAAAACGGGATGACGGCCTCTGACGAATCGGTTCTGCTCACTCCCGGCAGCCTTTACATTGTGGAGATCAGCACCCATGCCGGACTCCGAATTTCTGAGGGCAACGATCCGGTACCGGAGCCTGCCACATTTCTGCTTTTGCTGGCGGGCATCACGGGGCTGGGACTGATGGGCCGCAGGAGACAGCCGGGTTCTGAGCCCGGTCGCCGATGA
- a CDS encoding PxxKW family cysteine-rich protein, with product MICTTVRNGIDCTFMTKKGCSYNGGSCHEIVEQCKGCNRIIEFDSVSYCGAAPEPALKWKNGICNLATHVKAAAATTQTKINPLKASKRGGH from the coding sequence ATGATTTGTACAACTGTAAGAAATGGCATTGATTGCACATTTATGACCAAAAAGGGCTGCTCCTACAACGGCGGTTCCTGCCATGAGATCGTTGAACAGTGCAAAGGCTGTAACCGCATCATTGAATTTGACTCTGTCTCTTACTGCGGCGCTGCCCCCGAACCGGCCCTGAAATGGAAAAACGGTATCTGCAATCTGGCAACACACGTCAAGGCCGCTGCGGCGACCACCCAGACCAAGATAAATCCGCTGAAGGCATCCAAACGCGGCGGTCATTAA
- a CDS encoding aminotransferase class I/II-fold pyridoxal phosphate-dependent enzyme, producing the protein MSINPIAQELNATIKNANHFLMEMLSKTGRRLFFPKGILSQSAEARQKADPKYNATIGIATENLSTMYLPSVMSLINGEKVTPAEALTYAPSFGIPDLRQLWKETMYEKNPSLKGKTISLPVVTNGITHGISVFADMFLDPDDVVIFPDKMWGNNTLVMSVRGDAEICNYPMFNAEGGFNLEGFEARVNQEAQNNYKVVVFLNFPNNPTGYTITEDEADRIVEILTGVAKNGTNIIAVTDDAYFGLRYEDAPIRESLFARLCDCDPRLLAVKLDGATKEMFVWGLRVGFITYGTQVTGGEYGPFYEALEKKTAGNIRGTVSNASHISQTMVLKTMQSPDFAREKAEKVDILKRRANRVRAVLDNPKYDDAWEIYPFNSGYFMCLKLKTVEAEPLRVHLLDRYKAGLIATGKTDLRIAFSSVEEEHIEELFNMIYNGVKDLEQAE; encoded by the coding sequence ATGAGTATCAATCCAATTGCACAGGAACTCAATGCAACCATCAAGAATGCCAATCACTTTCTGATGGAAATGCTGTCCAAAACAGGGCGAAGACTTTTTTTCCCAAAAGGCATCCTGAGTCAGAGCGCTGAGGCCAGACAGAAGGCCGATCCGAAATATAATGCCACCATCGGCATTGCCACTGAAAATCTTTCGACCATGTACCTGCCGTCCGTCATGTCCCTGATCAATGGCGAAAAGGTGACACCCGCTGAGGCCCTGACCTATGCCCCCTCTTTCGGCATCCCGGATCTCAGGCAGCTGTGGAAAGAGACGATGTATGAAAAAAATCCCTCCTTAAAGGGAAAAACCATCAGCCTCCCGGTTGTGACCAACGGCATCACCCACGGCATCAGCGTCTTTGCCGACATGTTTCTGGACCCGGACGATGTGGTGATTTTTCCCGACAAGATGTGGGGCAACAACACCCTGGTCATGTCTGTCCGGGGGGATGCCGAGATCTGCAATTACCCCATGTTCAACGCCGAAGGCGGATTCAACCTGGAAGGCTTTGAGGCACGGGTGAACCAGGAGGCCCAGAACAACTACAAGGTCGTCGTCTTTCTCAATTTTCCCAACAACCCCACAGGCTACACCATCACCGAAGATGAGGCGGACCGCATCGTGGAGATCCTGACCGGCGTGGCCAAAAACGGCACCAACATCATCGCCGTTACGGATGACGCCTATTTCGGGCTGCGGTATGAGGATGCCCCGATCCGGGAATCGCTCTTTGCCCGGCTGTGTGACTGTGATCCCCGGCTGCTGGCGGTGAAGCTGGACGGGGCTACCAAGGAGATGTTCGTATGGGGGCTTCGGGTCGGATTTATCACCTATGGCACGCAGGTCACCGGCGGCGAGTACGGTCCCTTCTATGAGGCCCTGGAGAAAAAGACCGCCGGTAACATCCGGGGAACCGTCTCCAATGCCAGCCACATCAGCCAGACGATGGTGCTGAAGACCATGCAGTCTCCTGATTTCGCAAGAGAGAAAGCCGAAAAGGTTGATATCCTGAAACGGAGGGCCAACCGGGTCAGGGCCGTGCTGGACAATCCGAAATATGATGACGCCTGGGAGATTTACCCCTTTAATTCCGGATACTTCATGTGTCTTAAACTGAAGACCGTTGAGGCCGAGCCGCTCCGCGTCCATCTGCTGGACCGGTATAAGGCCGGGCTGATCGCCACCGGGAAAACAGATCTCCGGATCGCCTTTTCCTCGGTTGAGGAAGAGCATATTGAAGAACTCTTTAACATGATATACAATGGCGTGAAAGATCTGGAACAGGCTGAATAA